From Equus asinus isolate D_3611 breed Donkey chromosome 14, EquAss-T2T_v2, whole genome shotgun sequence, one genomic window encodes:
- the EARS2 gene encoding nondiscriminating glutamyl-tRNA synthetase EARS2, mitochondrial isoform X1 yields the protein MAVLLKRLLQPGRPPAALGRPLGRREASLGTDSGAAVRVRFAPSPTGFLHLGGLRTALYNYIFAKKHQGSFILRLEDTDQTRLVPGAAENIEDMLEWAGIPPDESPRRGGPAGPYLQSQRLELYAQAAEALLKTGAAYPCFCSPQRLELLKREALRNHQTPRYDNRCRNLSPGQVAQKLAKDPKPAIRFRLEEEAPAFQDLVYGWNRHDVATVEGDPVILKSDGFPTYHLACVVDDHHMGVSHVLRGSEWLVSTSKHLLLYRALGWSPPHFAHLPLLLNKDGSKLSKRQGDIFLEHFAAAGFLPDALLDIITNCGSGFAENQMGRTLSELITQFDLTRITCHSALLDLEKLPEFNRLHLRRLVSSETQRRQLVGKLQTLVQEAFGNQLQDRDVLDQAYIERIILLRQGHICRLQDLVSPAHSYLWTRPAVDRAQLGAISEQVDVIAKRVLGLLEGPGTSLTQDVLNGELKKLSEGLEGTKHSNVMKLLRVALSGQLQGPPVAEMMVSLGPKEVRERIQKMLSS from the exons ATGGCGGTGCTCCTGAAGAGGCTGCTGCAGCCGGGGAGGCCCCCGGCGGCCTTAGGCCGCCCCCTAGGACGGCGCGAGGCCAGCCTGGGCACTGATTCCGGGGCTGCGGTGCGAGTGCGCTTCGCCCCTAGCCCCACAG GCTTCTTGCACCTGGGCGGCCTCCGCACTGCCTTGTACAACTACATCTTTGCCAAGAAGCACCAGGGAAGCTTCATCCTGAGGCTGGAGGACACGGATCAGACCCGCCTTGTGCCTGGGGCAGCGGAGAATATTGAGGACATGCTGGAGTGGGCAG GCATTCCCCCTGATGAGAGCCCCCGCCGGGGCGGTCCTGCCGGGCCCTACCTGCAATCTCAGCGACTTGAGCTGTACGCCCAGGCTGCAGAAGCTCTGCTGAAGACCGGCGCTGCTTACCCCTGTTTCTGCTCACCACAGCGGCTGGAACTGCTGAAGAGAGAGGCCCTGAGGAACCACCAGACGCCCCG ATATGACAATCGGTGCCGGAACCTGAGCCCAGGGCAGGTGGCCCAGAAGCTGGCCAAGGACCCCAAGCCTGCTATCCGCTTCCGTCTGGAGGAGGAGGCCCCAGCCTTTCAGGACCTGGTATATGGCTGGAATCGGCATGATGTGGCCACTGTGGAGGGGGACCCAGTCATCCTGAAGAGTGATGGCTTCCCTACGTACCACCTGGCCTGTGTGGTGGACGACCACCACATGGGTGTCAGCCACGTGCTGCGGGGCTCGGAGTGGCTGGTCTCCACCTCCAAGCACCTGCTCCTCTACCGAGCCCTGGGCTGGTCACCCCCTCACTTCGcccacctgcccctgctcctcAACAAGGATGGCAGCAAGCTCTCCAAGAGGCAAGGGGACATTTTCTTGGAGCATTTTGCTGCTGCTGGCTTCCTGCCGGATGCATTGCTTGACATCATCACCAACTGTGGCTCCGGGTTTGCAG AGAACCAGATGGGCAGGACCTTGTCAGAGCTGATAACACAGTTTGACCTGACCCGGATCACCTGCCACTCAGCCTTGCTAGACCTGGAGAAGCTCCCAGAATTCAACAG GCTGCATCTCCGTCGGCTGGTGAGCAGTGAGACCCAGCGGCGCCAGCTGGTGGGGAAGCTACAGACTCTCGTGCAGGAGGCGTTTGGGAACCAGCTGCAAGACAGGGACGTGCTGGACCAAGCCTATATAGAGAGAATCATCCTGCTGAGACAG GGTCACATTTGCCGCCTGCAGGATTTGGTCTCCCCAGCACACTCCTACCTGTGGACTCGCCCAGCTGTGGATCGAGCACAGCTGGGTGCCATCTCGGAGCAGGTGGATGTGATTGCCAAGCGCGTGCTGGG ACTTTTAGAAGGACCTGGTACGAGCTTAACTCAGGACGTGCTGAATGGAGAACTGAAGAAGCTGTCAGAAGGTCTGGAAGGTACCAAACACAGTAACGTGATGAAGCTCCTCCGAGTGGCTCTCAGTGGACAGCTG CAAGGACCCCCTGTAGCTGAAATGATGGTGTCCTTGGGACCAAAGGAAGTGCGGGAACGAATACAGAAGATGCTTTCCAGCTAG
- the UBFD1 gene encoding ubiquitin domain-containing protein UBFD1 isoform X3 codes for MAAAGAPDGMEEPGMDTEAETVAAEAPARPLNCVEAETAAGAAAEDSCAARGVLQPAPAQPPGDPAAQASVSNGEDAGGGAGRELVDLKIIWNKTKHDVKFPLDSTGSELKQKIHSITGLPPAMQKVMYKGLVPEDKTLREIKVTSGAKIMVVGSTINDVLAVNTPKDAAQQDAKAEENKKEPLCRQKQHRKVLDKGKPEDVMPSVKGAQERLPTVPLSGMYNKSGGKVRLTFKLEQDQLWIGTKGVSVGPHGSLLLLGVLGSNSICGCNQRHCAGEMAVFLKALSPLAQETDPK; via the exons ATGGCGGCGGCCGGAGCCCCGGATG GCATGGAGGAACCTGGCATGGACACGGAGGCCGAGACGGTGGCGGCCGAGGCGCCCGCGCGGCCCCTCAACTGCGTGGAGGCCGAAACCGCGGCGGGGGCGGCAGCCGAAGACTCCTGCGCCGCGCGAGGCGTTCTGCAGCCGGCCCCGGCCCAGCCCCCTGGGGACCCCGCGGCCCAGGCCTCGGTCAGCAACGGCGAGGacgcgggcggcggcgcgggcagGGAGCTGGTGGACCTGAAGATCATCTGGAACAAGACTAAGCACGACGTGAAGTTCCCTCTGGACAGCACAGGCTCCGAGCTAAAGCAGAAGATTCACTCGATTACAG GTCTCCCGCCTGCCATGCAGAAAGTCATGTATAAGGGACTTGTCCCTGAGGATAAGAcgttaagagaaataaaagtgacCAGCGGGGCCAAGATCATGGTGGTTGGCTCCACGATAAATGATGTTTTAGCAGTCAACACGCCCAAAGATGCTGCGCAGCAGGATGCAAAGGCCGAGGAGAACAAGAAGGAGCCTCTCTGCAGGCAGAAA CAACACAGGAAAGTGTTGGATAAAGGAAAACCTGAAGATGTGATGCCATCTGTTAAGGGTGCCCAG GAGCGCCTGCCAACGGTACCCTTATCTGGGATGTACAATAAGTCTGGGGGGAAAGTGAGACTCACCTTTAAGCTAGAACAAGACCAGCTGTGGATCGGCACAAAAG gCGTTTCAGTTGGGCCCCACGGAAGCCTCTTACTACTGGGTGTACTGGGTTCCAACTCAATATGTGGATGCAATCAAAGACACTGTGCTGGGGAAATGGCAGTATTTTTGAAAGCACTTTCACCTCTGGCCCAGGAGACTGACCCAAAGTGA
- the UBFD1 gene encoding ubiquitin domain-containing protein UBFD1 isoform X4 → MAAAGAPDGMEEPGMDTEAETVAAEAPARPLNCVEAETAAGAAAEDSCAARGVLQPAPAQPPGDPAAQASVSNGEDAGGGAGRELVDLKIIWNKTKHDVKFPLDSTGSELKQKIHSITGLPPAMQKVMYKGLVPEDKTLREIKVTSGAKIMVVGSTINDVLAVNTPKDAAQQDAKAEENKKEPLCRQKQHRKVLDKGKPEDVMPSVKGAQERLPTVPLSGMYNKSGGKVRLTFKLEQDQLWIGTKDSRREPNMPNSPVSGQHCFSVHLGGLIEGSG, encoded by the exons ATGGCGGCGGCCGGAGCCCCGGATG GCATGGAGGAACCTGGCATGGACACGGAGGCCGAGACGGTGGCGGCCGAGGCGCCCGCGCGGCCCCTCAACTGCGTGGAGGCCGAAACCGCGGCGGGGGCGGCAGCCGAAGACTCCTGCGCCGCGCGAGGCGTTCTGCAGCCGGCCCCGGCCCAGCCCCCTGGGGACCCCGCGGCCCAGGCCTCGGTCAGCAACGGCGAGGacgcgggcggcggcgcgggcagGGAGCTGGTGGACCTGAAGATCATCTGGAACAAGACTAAGCACGACGTGAAGTTCCCTCTGGACAGCACAGGCTCCGAGCTAAAGCAGAAGATTCACTCGATTACAG GTCTCCCGCCTGCCATGCAGAAAGTCATGTATAAGGGACTTGTCCCTGAGGATAAGAcgttaagagaaataaaagtgacCAGCGGGGCCAAGATCATGGTGGTTGGCTCCACGATAAATGATGTTTTAGCAGTCAACACGCCCAAAGATGCTGCGCAGCAGGATGCAAAGGCCGAGGAGAACAAGAAGGAGCCTCTCTGCAGGCAGAAA CAACACAGGAAAGTGTTGGATAAAGGAAAACCTGAAGATGTGATGCCATCTGTTAAGGGTGCCCAG GAGCGCCTGCCAACGGTACCCTTATCTGGGATGTACAATAAGTCTGGGGGGAAAGTGAGACTCACCTTTAAGCTAGAACAAGACCAGCTGTGGATCGGCACAAAAG ATTCCCGGAGGGAACCGAACATGCCTAATTCACCTGTTTCTGGCCAGCACT GCTTCTCCGTTCACTTAGGCGGCCTAATTGAAGGCAGTGGTTAG
- the UBFD1 gene encoding ubiquitin domain-containing protein UBFD1 isoform X2 encodes MAAAGAPDGMEEPGMDTEAETVAAEAPARPLNCVEAETAAGAAAEDSCAARGVLQPAPAQPPGDPAAQASVSNGEDAGGGAGRELVDLKIIWNKTKHDVKFPLDSTGSELKQKIHSITGLPPAMQKVMYKGLVPEDKTLREIKVTSGAKIMVVGSTINDVLAVNTPKDAAQQDAKAEENKKEPLCRQKQHRKVLDKGKPEDVMPSVKGAQERLPTVPLSGMYNKSGGKVRLTFKLEQDQLWIGTKDSRREPNMPNSPVSGQHCRYSVFESGLRNCPWAPLKMWSVNLSKDTRTTT; translated from the exons ATGGCGGCGGCCGGAGCCCCGGATG GCATGGAGGAACCTGGCATGGACACGGAGGCCGAGACGGTGGCGGCCGAGGCGCCCGCGCGGCCCCTCAACTGCGTGGAGGCCGAAACCGCGGCGGGGGCGGCAGCCGAAGACTCCTGCGCCGCGCGAGGCGTTCTGCAGCCGGCCCCGGCCCAGCCCCCTGGGGACCCCGCGGCCCAGGCCTCGGTCAGCAACGGCGAGGacgcgggcggcggcgcgggcagGGAGCTGGTGGACCTGAAGATCATCTGGAACAAGACTAAGCACGACGTGAAGTTCCCTCTGGACAGCACAGGCTCCGAGCTAAAGCAGAAGATTCACTCGATTACAG GTCTCCCGCCTGCCATGCAGAAAGTCATGTATAAGGGACTTGTCCCTGAGGATAAGAcgttaagagaaataaaagtgacCAGCGGGGCCAAGATCATGGTGGTTGGCTCCACGATAAATGATGTTTTAGCAGTCAACACGCCCAAAGATGCTGCGCAGCAGGATGCAAAGGCCGAGGAGAACAAGAAGGAGCCTCTCTGCAGGCAGAAA CAACACAGGAAAGTGTTGGATAAAGGAAAACCTGAAGATGTGATGCCATCTGTTAAGGGTGCCCAG GAGCGCCTGCCAACGGTACCCTTATCTGGGATGTACAATAAGTCTGGGGGGAAAGTGAGACTCACCTTTAAGCTAGAACAAGACCAGCTGTGGATCGGCACAAAAG ATTCCCGGAGGGAACCGAACATGCCTAATTCACCTGTTTCTGGCCAGCACTGTAGGTATTCAGTGTTTGAG AGCGGACTGAGAAATTGCCCATGGGCTCCATTAAAAATGTGGTCAGTGAACCTATCGAAGGACACGAGGACTACCACATGA
- the UBFD1 gene encoding ubiquitin domain-containing protein UBFD1 isoform X1: MAAAGAPDGMEEPGMDTEAETVAAEAPARPLNCVEAETAAGAAAEDSCAARGVLQPAPAQPPGDPAAQASVSNGEDAGGGAGRELVDLKIIWNKTKHDVKFPLDSTGSELKQKIHSITGLPPAMQKVMYKGLVPEDKTLREIKVTSGAKIMVVGSTINDVLAVNTPKDAAQQDAKAEENKKEPLCRQKQHRKVLDKGKPEDVMPSVKGAQERLPTVPLSGMYNKSGGKVRLTFKLEQDQLWIGTKERTEKLPMGSIKNVVSEPIEGHEDYHMMAFQLGPTEASYYWVYWVPTQYVDAIKDTVLGKWQYF, encoded by the exons ATGGCGGCGGCCGGAGCCCCGGATG GCATGGAGGAACCTGGCATGGACACGGAGGCCGAGACGGTGGCGGCCGAGGCGCCCGCGCGGCCCCTCAACTGCGTGGAGGCCGAAACCGCGGCGGGGGCGGCAGCCGAAGACTCCTGCGCCGCGCGAGGCGTTCTGCAGCCGGCCCCGGCCCAGCCCCCTGGGGACCCCGCGGCCCAGGCCTCGGTCAGCAACGGCGAGGacgcgggcggcggcgcgggcagGGAGCTGGTGGACCTGAAGATCATCTGGAACAAGACTAAGCACGACGTGAAGTTCCCTCTGGACAGCACAGGCTCCGAGCTAAAGCAGAAGATTCACTCGATTACAG GTCTCCCGCCTGCCATGCAGAAAGTCATGTATAAGGGACTTGTCCCTGAGGATAAGAcgttaagagaaataaaagtgacCAGCGGGGCCAAGATCATGGTGGTTGGCTCCACGATAAATGATGTTTTAGCAGTCAACACGCCCAAAGATGCTGCGCAGCAGGATGCAAAGGCCGAGGAGAACAAGAAGGAGCCTCTCTGCAGGCAGAAA CAACACAGGAAAGTGTTGGATAAAGGAAAACCTGAAGATGTGATGCCATCTGTTAAGGGTGCCCAG GAGCGCCTGCCAACGGTACCCTTATCTGGGATGTACAATAAGTCTGGGGGGAAAGTGAGACTCACCTTTAAGCTAGAACAAGACCAGCTGTGGATCGGCACAAAAG AGCGGACTGAGAAATTGCCCATGGGCTCCATTAAAAATGTGGTCAGTGAACCTATCGAAGGACACGAGGACTACCACATGATG gCGTTTCAGTTGGGCCCCACGGAAGCCTCTTACTACTGGGTGTACTGGGTTCCAACTCAATATGTGGATGCAATCAAAGACACTGTGCTGGGGAAATGGCAGTATTTTTGA
- the EARS2 gene encoding nondiscriminating glutamyl-tRNA synthetase EARS2, mitochondrial isoform X2, giving the protein MSTEGAEARPAQCAAGCFLHLGGLRTALYNYIFAKKHQGSFILRLEDTDQTRLVPGAAENIEDMLEWAGIPPDESPRRGGPAGPYLQSQRLELYAQAAEALLKTGAAYPCFCSPQRLELLKREALRNHQTPRYDNRCRNLSPGQVAQKLAKDPKPAIRFRLEEEAPAFQDLVYGWNRHDVATVEGDPVILKSDGFPTYHLACVVDDHHMGVSHVLRGSEWLVSTSKHLLLYRALGWSPPHFAHLPLLLNKDGSKLSKRQGDIFLEHFAAAGFLPDALLDIITNCGSGFAENQMGRTLSELITQFDLTRITCHSALLDLEKLPEFNRLHLRRLVSSETQRRQLVGKLQTLVQEAFGNQLQDRDVLDQAYIERIILLRQGHICRLQDLVSPAHSYLWTRPAVDRAQLGAISEQVDVIAKRVLGLLEGPGTSLTQDVLNGELKKLSEGLEGTKHSNVMKLLRVALSGQLQGPPVAEMMVSLGPKEVRERIQKMLSS; this is encoded by the exons ATGAGCACTGAGGGAGCCGAGGCAAGGCCAGCGCAGTGCGCGGCAGGCT GCTTCTTGCACCTGGGCGGCCTCCGCACTGCCTTGTACAACTACATCTTTGCCAAGAAGCACCAGGGAAGCTTCATCCTGAGGCTGGAGGACACGGATCAGACCCGCCTTGTGCCTGGGGCAGCGGAGAATATTGAGGACATGCTGGAGTGGGCAG GCATTCCCCCTGATGAGAGCCCCCGCCGGGGCGGTCCTGCCGGGCCCTACCTGCAATCTCAGCGACTTGAGCTGTACGCCCAGGCTGCAGAAGCTCTGCTGAAGACCGGCGCTGCTTACCCCTGTTTCTGCTCACCACAGCGGCTGGAACTGCTGAAGAGAGAGGCCCTGAGGAACCACCAGACGCCCCG ATATGACAATCGGTGCCGGAACCTGAGCCCAGGGCAGGTGGCCCAGAAGCTGGCCAAGGACCCCAAGCCTGCTATCCGCTTCCGTCTGGAGGAGGAGGCCCCAGCCTTTCAGGACCTGGTATATGGCTGGAATCGGCATGATGTGGCCACTGTGGAGGGGGACCCAGTCATCCTGAAGAGTGATGGCTTCCCTACGTACCACCTGGCCTGTGTGGTGGACGACCACCACATGGGTGTCAGCCACGTGCTGCGGGGCTCGGAGTGGCTGGTCTCCACCTCCAAGCACCTGCTCCTCTACCGAGCCCTGGGCTGGTCACCCCCTCACTTCGcccacctgcccctgctcctcAACAAGGATGGCAGCAAGCTCTCCAAGAGGCAAGGGGACATTTTCTTGGAGCATTTTGCTGCTGCTGGCTTCCTGCCGGATGCATTGCTTGACATCATCACCAACTGTGGCTCCGGGTTTGCAG AGAACCAGATGGGCAGGACCTTGTCAGAGCTGATAACACAGTTTGACCTGACCCGGATCACCTGCCACTCAGCCTTGCTAGACCTGGAGAAGCTCCCAGAATTCAACAG GCTGCATCTCCGTCGGCTGGTGAGCAGTGAGACCCAGCGGCGCCAGCTGGTGGGGAAGCTACAGACTCTCGTGCAGGAGGCGTTTGGGAACCAGCTGCAAGACAGGGACGTGCTGGACCAAGCCTATATAGAGAGAATCATCCTGCTGAGACAG GGTCACATTTGCCGCCTGCAGGATTTGGTCTCCCCAGCACACTCCTACCTGTGGACTCGCCCAGCTGTGGATCGAGCACAGCTGGGTGCCATCTCGGAGCAGGTGGATGTGATTGCCAAGCGCGTGCTGGG ACTTTTAGAAGGACCTGGTACGAGCTTAACTCAGGACGTGCTGAATGGAGAACTGAAGAAGCTGTCAGAAGGTCTGGAAGGTACCAAACACAGTAACGTGATGAAGCTCCTCCGAGTGGCTCTCAGTGGACAGCTG CAAGGACCCCCTGTAGCTGAAATGATGGTGTCCTTGGGACCAAAGGAAGTGCGGGAACGAATACAGAAGATGCTTTCCAGCTAG
- the EARS2 gene encoding nondiscriminating glutamyl-tRNA synthetase EARS2, mitochondrial isoform X3, with translation MAVLLKRLLQPGRPPAALGRPLGRREASLGTDSGAAVRVRFAPSPTGIPPDESPRRGGPAGPYLQSQRLELYAQAAEALLKTGAAYPCFCSPQRLELLKREALRNHQTPRYDNRCRNLSPGQVAQKLAKDPKPAIRFRLEEEAPAFQDLVYGWNRHDVATVEGDPVILKSDGFPTYHLACVVDDHHMGVSHVLRGSEWLVSTSKHLLLYRALGWSPPHFAHLPLLLNKDGSKLSKRQGDIFLEHFAAAGFLPDALLDIITNCGSGFAENQMGRTLSELITQFDLTRITCHSALLDLEKLPEFNRLHLRRLVSSETQRRQLVGKLQTLVQEAFGNQLQDRDVLDQAYIERIILLRQGHICRLQDLVSPAHSYLWTRPAVDRAQLGAISEQVDVIAKRVLGLLEGPGTSLTQDVLNGELKKLSEGLEGTKHSNVMKLLRVALSGQLQGPPVAEMMVSLGPKEVRERIQKMLSS, from the exons ATGGCGGTGCTCCTGAAGAGGCTGCTGCAGCCGGGGAGGCCCCCGGCGGCCTTAGGCCGCCCCCTAGGACGGCGCGAGGCCAGCCTGGGCACTGATTCCGGGGCTGCGGTGCGAGTGCGCTTCGCCCCTAGCCCCACAG GCATTCCCCCTGATGAGAGCCCCCGCCGGGGCGGTCCTGCCGGGCCCTACCTGCAATCTCAGCGACTTGAGCTGTACGCCCAGGCTGCAGAAGCTCTGCTGAAGACCGGCGCTGCTTACCCCTGTTTCTGCTCACCACAGCGGCTGGAACTGCTGAAGAGAGAGGCCCTGAGGAACCACCAGACGCCCCG ATATGACAATCGGTGCCGGAACCTGAGCCCAGGGCAGGTGGCCCAGAAGCTGGCCAAGGACCCCAAGCCTGCTATCCGCTTCCGTCTGGAGGAGGAGGCCCCAGCCTTTCAGGACCTGGTATATGGCTGGAATCGGCATGATGTGGCCACTGTGGAGGGGGACCCAGTCATCCTGAAGAGTGATGGCTTCCCTACGTACCACCTGGCCTGTGTGGTGGACGACCACCACATGGGTGTCAGCCACGTGCTGCGGGGCTCGGAGTGGCTGGTCTCCACCTCCAAGCACCTGCTCCTCTACCGAGCCCTGGGCTGGTCACCCCCTCACTTCGcccacctgcccctgctcctcAACAAGGATGGCAGCAAGCTCTCCAAGAGGCAAGGGGACATTTTCTTGGAGCATTTTGCTGCTGCTGGCTTCCTGCCGGATGCATTGCTTGACATCATCACCAACTGTGGCTCCGGGTTTGCAG AGAACCAGATGGGCAGGACCTTGTCAGAGCTGATAACACAGTTTGACCTGACCCGGATCACCTGCCACTCAGCCTTGCTAGACCTGGAGAAGCTCCCAGAATTCAACAG GCTGCATCTCCGTCGGCTGGTGAGCAGTGAGACCCAGCGGCGCCAGCTGGTGGGGAAGCTACAGACTCTCGTGCAGGAGGCGTTTGGGAACCAGCTGCAAGACAGGGACGTGCTGGACCAAGCCTATATAGAGAGAATCATCCTGCTGAGACAG GGTCACATTTGCCGCCTGCAGGATTTGGTCTCCCCAGCACACTCCTACCTGTGGACTCGCCCAGCTGTGGATCGAGCACAGCTGGGTGCCATCTCGGAGCAGGTGGATGTGATTGCCAAGCGCGTGCTGGG ACTTTTAGAAGGACCTGGTACGAGCTTAACTCAGGACGTGCTGAATGGAGAACTGAAGAAGCTGTCAGAAGGTCTGGAAGGTACCAAACACAGTAACGTGATGAAGCTCCTCCGAGTGGCTCTCAGTGGACAGCTG CAAGGACCCCCTGTAGCTGAAATGATGGTGTCCTTGGGACCAAAGGAAGTGCGGGAACGAATACAGAAGATGCTTTCCAGCTAG